In Ovis aries strain OAR_USU_Benz2616 breed Rambouillet chromosome 14, ARS-UI_Ramb_v3.0, whole genome shotgun sequence, a single genomic region encodes these proteins:
- the NQO1 gene encoding NAD(P)H dehydrogenase [quinone] 1 isoform X1 — MAVRKALIVLAHSERTSFNYAMKEAAIEALKRKGWEVTVSDLYAMNFNPVISRKDITGKLKDPGNFQYPAETVLAYKEGRLSPDIVAEQKKLEAADLVIFQFPLQWFGVPAILKGWFERVLVGEFAYKYAAMYDKGPFRNKKAVLSITTGGSGSMYSLHGIHGDMNIILWPIQSGTLHFCGFQVLEPQLTYSIGHTPEDARVQILEGWKKRLENIWDEMPLYFAPSSLFDLNFQAGFLMKKEVQDEQKSKKFGLSVGHHLGKSIPMDNQIKAIK; from the exons TCAGAAAAGCACTGATCGTACTGGCCCACTCAGAGAGGACGTCCTTCAACTATGCCATGAAGGAGGCTGCCATAGAGGCTTTGAAGAGGAAAGGATGGGAGGTCACTGTGTCGGACCTGTATGCCATGAACTTCAATCCCGTCATCTCCAGAAAGGACATCACAG GTAAACTGAAGGACCCCGGGAACTTTCAGTATCCTGCCGAGACTGTTTTAGCTTATAAAGAAGGCCGTCTGAGCCCAGATATTGTGGCCGAACAAAAGAAGCTGGAAGCTGCAGACCTTGTGATTTTTCAG TTCCCCCTGCAGTGGTTTGGAGTCCCTGCCATCCTGAAAGGCTGGTTTGAGCGGGTGCTCGTAGGGGAGTTCGCTTACAAGTATGCTGCCATGTATGATAAGGGGCCTTTTCGG AATAAGAAGGCAGTGCTTTCCATCACCACCGGTGGCAGTGGCTCCATGTACTCTCTGCATGGTATCCATGGGGACATGAACATCATTCTCTGGCCAATTCAG AGTGGCACTCTGCACTTCTGTGGCTTCCAAGTCTTGGAACCTCAACTGACATATAGCATTGGGCACACTCCCGAGGATGCCCGAGTTCAGATCCTGGAAGGATGGAAGAAACGCCTGGAGAATATTTGGGATGAGATGCCACTGTATTTTGCTCCAAGTAGCCTCTTTGACCTAAATTTCCAGGCAGGATTCTTAATGAAAAAGGAGGTGCAGGATGAGCAGAAAAGTAAGAAATTTGGCCTTTCTGTGGGCCATCACTTGGGCAAGTCCATCCCAATGGACAATCAGATCAAAGCCATAAAATAA
- the NQO1 gene encoding NAD(P)H dehydrogenase [quinone] 1 isoform X2, producing the protein MAVRKALIVLAHSERTSFNYAMKEAAIEALKRKGWEVTVSDLYAMNFNPVISRKDITGKLKDPGNFQYPAETVLAYKEGRLSPDIVAEQKKLEAADLVIFQFPLQWFGVPAILKGWFERVLVGEFAYKYAAMYDKGPFRNKKAVLSITTGGSGSMYSLHGIHGDMNIILWPIQDNLLRLARRACEVAIYRMRESVLVITLENKWQEYFMKTCLVMWRGKETHLCRSWQQSAAEKLEPSLRVALCTSVASKSWNLN; encoded by the exons TCAGAAAAGCACTGATCGTACTGGCCCACTCAGAGAGGACGTCCTTCAACTATGCCATGAAGGAGGCTGCCATAGAGGCTTTGAAGAGGAAAGGATGGGAGGTCACTGTGTCGGACCTGTATGCCATGAACTTCAATCCCGTCATCTCCAGAAAGGACATCACAG GTAAACTGAAGGACCCCGGGAACTTTCAGTATCCTGCCGAGACTGTTTTAGCTTATAAAGAAGGCCGTCTGAGCCCAGATATTGTGGCCGAACAAAAGAAGCTGGAAGCTGCAGACCTTGTGATTTTTCAG TTCCCCCTGCAGTGGTTTGGAGTCCCTGCCATCCTGAAAGGCTGGTTTGAGCGGGTGCTCGTAGGGGAGTTCGCTTACAAGTATGCTGCCATGTATGATAAGGGGCCTTTTCGG AATAAGAAGGCAGTGCTTTCCATCACCACCGGTGGCAGTGGCTCCATGTACTCTCTGCATGGTATCCATGGGGACATGAACATCATTCTCTGGCCAATTCAG GATAATCTCCTAAGGCTGGCAAGAAGAGCATGTGAGGTGGCCATCTACAGGATGAGGGAATCAGTATTAGTAATAACACTGGAGAACAAATGGCAAGAATACTTCATGAAGACTTGCCTGGTAATGTGGAGAGGCAAAGAAACGCACCTTTGCAGGTCTTGGCAACAGTCAGCTGCTGAGAAGCTGGAACCCTCCCTGAG AGTGGCACTCTGCACTTCTGTGGCTTCCAAGTCTTGGAACCTCAACTGA